The sequence TTTGTTGTGATAACCATGGacaataaattatacatatgatatttaattgaaattaaatacaacaaatattcTAAACGAATCAGTTGAAAACTTAAAGTTTTTAGTGAATAAATAATCTATCCTAAAAACGTACATTGAATCAAAGATTCCTTTTCTGAGGCCAATGCAAGTTGCTTCAAAAATGTATACTTTGAGAAACTTTGATATAAACAATGAATGATGCACATCGAAGTTTCTTAGTCGagttttatctgtaattttttttttgccaatgtaagtaataaatttgagtttttaattaattgtaagcTGATCTATTTGGTATTGAAAGCACAACTGCAGAATCTCAGCTTCAGCTAACAAGCTAACCAGATAAAAAAGACTTGTTTAGAAAGGTTGCTGTTTATTCCATCAAGTCAAAAATGATTTCCAGAGATTATGGCCgatatattttcctaaaaatttgtcATCTCAATGGTTACAGGTAATAATGAACTTCCATTTTCAAAGGCTTCAGTAATCATtagttataacatttttatgtGAAGGTAAATTATAGACGGAGTTTTTGtctttttccatgaaaaaaatctttactaatCATAATTTAATCATTCAAGACTATGTTGAATTTTACGCATTTGTTTCCAAGCGATACGGGTCATTCTAACAAActgattcctttaaaaaaatttataaccattaaagtaaatttattttgtatatcattttatgCTTGAGTAAAATTTTGCAGCGAGTGTTTCATTGAGTAAGTTctctattaaaatataagttcATAAAATATCGGTTGGTTGGTTGGTAGCTGAGATATTTTGAGTCAAAAGCCAAGTTTGATCATAATGCGCCAAGCATACGGAATTATGTAAAACTCGAAATTGAAATGTATAGTTTCGgcaattgatataaaaatgaatctaGAATGAAGATGAACTTAGAATTTcggagaagaaaaataaaaagcaaacaatttataataattctaatcaTCTTAACATGATAAAGTTTAGAGCAACATTCACTGTCTTGTTACATCAAATTTGGAATTCTCATCTCCAAGTGATCATTTAAATTCAGTgtcatttttgatataaaaacatggatgaacataaaatttcagagaaaaaaaaagcatgcatttcataataattctaatgattttgaGATGATGGGGTTTAGAGCGAAATTCGCTGTTTTGTTACATTAAATATGGAATTCTAATTTCCCagacattatttaaattcagtgtcatttttgaaatgttgaagaatttaaaataaagtagaaatttctttttcagatataatattttataaagaggaTATTGAATCTATAAGACATTTGTCATTTATGATaaagtatttaaactttttttgtaatagtacattagttaatattttcagcataatttaaaagtgaaaataattgaaaatgaataattaattaaatttttacaactgaatttttacaaataacttactataatttgaaaatgcatttttttacttattattattaaattaagctaataaattgttaaaaatgttctaaatttttgaattctaaattttgtttctaaatttttgaattcgttgtttgtttttttatctttaaaacaaaaactggagagaactattgaaaaaaatttaaatcttatattttagttATAGAAAAACTACAAAATGGGTGATCCAaagcaaatgataattttaacaaGTTTTCAATAAGAGTTTGGCACACAAAATGTAATTTGGCAAATCATAATGCAACACGTTTAGAAATatcaaagctaaaaaataaataatcacaacAACTTTGTTAGGAAtaagaattgatatttatttattgttattttagagAGAAGCAATGTTAAAATCGAAAGGTAAGTAGGTGTACAAAAGTTGATCTCTGAATTATATAGttacagtttatatttaaaaagcattgtttttcatttaacaaCAATAGCATATGGTCCTAATAGCTTAAATTTTTAACTCTATAAGCTAAtagttttcttgaaaaataaagaactctataaaatttctaaattctataaaaattaatttttgtgtattCTCACATGGAAAAATGTATGTAAAGATTAGAGAATTAGTCAATtttgactttatatatatatatatatatatatatatatatatatatatatatatatatatatatatatatatatatatatatatatatatatatatatatatatatatatatatattgcttactTAAATGggaatatgtaaattaatattgcCTACAAAATATTAAGGTTAAACTGTAGAGGCCGTTGTAATGTTATTacactgctttttttttctactttctaaaatataataaatcagtacaactctatatattaaatattattaagtaaatatatcgaaatggttatttaaaaacatacaatGAAAACATTATTGGTTTTCAAGAAAATGACAGTTTATAAATAAAGGCAAAGCAAGAGAACAAAGCAACACTATagaagaaaaatagaataaatagggATTGCACAACAATTTGATTGAACACTCACCTCAGCTCATGGTCTCCCTTAGCAAATAAAgggacataaaaataaattaattcatgaattatatacaaaatgaaaatgagGTAATAAATAGAAACTGTTATTCACTTATTTACAAGTTCTGGATTCTTATGTATCCAAATGATATGCTCACTAACAACTTTTACAGTCGCCTACAGTAcggaataaatatttacatatcgTGACTGAAAGACCGAAAACACTTCACTGATATGCAGACatgaataaactaaattttacttcatacaaaaattgtgaattttctaCGAAACCTTGAATCTTTCCATTGAAATTTCGATACATGTTCGCTAGAGGCAAAGTTCATGTATTTTCTttctcacataaaaaaaaaaaaaaaaatcgcatcatCATTGAAATGAAACAGAAACTCCATGAagagtttagtttttaaaattctagaaatcgAATTTTGCATGACAACTTCATGCATTCTCATTGAAGGTAATATTTACCGACAATAATCCTCAAAAAGTAAATGTTCCTGaaaggtatagaaaaaaaatcacagaagaGATTTACGCAGTAATGATATACCACTTAAACTTGTCAGGTTTTTACCACAGTATTATAGCAATTGCTGATGTTGAAAGTTGTTGACTGTTTGGGAGACTTGACACTGGAAGACTTGAATCATAAGATATACTTGATAAGCGCAACTGTTCGAGTCTAGCTCCCCCTACAGTAAGCGACTGAAGGTCAAAGCTAGTCAAGTGTGTGTGTGGATGGTCACTGGAAGTTCGACAGTGAAAGTCTgatgaaaactgtttgaaaaacctgtcttctttctttctttataccTGCCGGGAACAGATGTGGGATAATCTGTCGGGTCTTTGGGTGTGCCCCTCATTGAGAGCCGTAGTGCCATGTGGTGGTGTCCACAAATGTCCATCGGGAAGCCCTGGCGTATACGCTCCTGGTGGGACTAGAGGTATGTCATGATGACTGTGGTGGCCGTCGGAATCTTTGCCACCGCGAACCACTTCTGTCATGAAAGCGATGTACATGATGGCCAGCCTCAGAGTCTCGATCCGGGACAATCGCTTCTCATACGCGAAGGTGGGCACCTTTTTGCGAAGCTTGTCGAAGGCCGAGTTGAGGTTGAACATCCGACGCCTCTCTCGGATATTAGCGGCGCGGCGCTGGGCAATGGTGGCCACGCGCCTCCTTGTTTTGGTCTTGGTGGTTGTCTGCCCATTACAGTGGGAGGGTGCCCTCGGTGGAGGTGGTCCAAGTCGCTGCACCCCCATCCCAGGTATCCTCCCTCCGGCGCAACCTGTGTTAGAAATTGAAAATGGACCGAAATCGCACGAGGCGAACCCCGTCTGATGATGGCCTTGGTAAGTGGCAGCAAGAGCAGCAGCGCTTTGCGCTTCCCAAGCCAGCGAGGCGTAGCTCTCTGCGGCCGCAGCTGCAGCTGCTGCGGCGTCCGAAGAACCAAAATAGCCAAATCCGGCTGCGGTCGAATGTGCGGGAGGCGGCTGGTGGTGGTGCCGGAATCCAGCGGCGAGTCCAAAGTCGTAGGCGAAGTCTGCGGCGATCGCTGCGGAGTTGGTGAGCTCGAGGAAAGCCGCCGCCGAACCGCACTCAGGTGTGCCAAAAGGAGCCGCCGCCGTGGCCGAGCTAGCGTGAAAGCGATTGACACCGTTTGACGGGTTGAGTGCGCCCGACATGTTAGGCAATGTGGCGTGTGGAGCCGCCAGATGCAGCCGACAACAGCCGGGGACCCGGCAGCTTCTGCTGCGATCTAATTAGAACATCAACTCCCGATGCGTCCGCCCTTTATACGCAACAGATAAAATCCGGAACAGGGAAGAGGCTCCTCTTTAGAAGCCATTCTGTCTTCATCCCCTCCCTTCGACACATTTCCTTTACCCATGCCATGTATTCAGGAAGAATCTCTCAGTGTCCTCCCTCCCCCATAATATCGTCTGCTTCTGTCTGCCCCCTCCCCTTCCTGACATTATACACGAAATTTCATGCCCTCCCCTCTCGGTTCTCTCCGACGGATTATTAAGAATATCTCTTGCTCTCCCCCTTTCGGTTGAGAGGGGGAAGCAAGTCTTATGCATTATGCAGTTAAAGGGGGGAGAGAAGCGCTCCCGCCCATTGGACGATCGTTTCGATTTTACGCCAGCTCGGGTTTTCGGGTGCGAAAAATTGACAATGGATACAGAGGAGTGGTGAACGTCGTCCTCCCCCACCACCTCTTTCCGATCCGATTCCGCGCCAAAAGTTGGCGACAGCTCGGAATGCGCACCGGCTGCTACTGCGGCACCGGCTCTAGCCAATCAGAAGGCTCGCAGGTGCCACTGGATCGATGCCGTCATCTGCCGTTCCAAGCGGCAGAAATGAGCGATGGGAGTTGCTTTATGGGAGCAACACTTCTTGCCCCCCCCCTCTCCTCTGCATCTTTTCAgcgattcccccccccctccacccgAACATTCTTGATCCATTTCAAGTGATGAGGAGAGAAAAGTGCCTCCTCATGCATTTTCTGATGCGGAGATTctgtaagaaattaaaacaaaaactcatCTCTTTTTGAATTGAGGAGCAAAGTGGGAcagaaaatttgtattcattaaatttctcgATTTACTTTTAACAACGTTCTAAAATGTTGTAGAACGACCcgttttctaaaaatagttttttgaaacaAAGAGCTCATGttgttattaaaaatcaattattatttttgtgtactCGTAAGTTTGTATGGTTTTAAGTTGATGCATTGATAAATGCAAATTTCTTcgaatattaacattaaataatatccataatatattattaaataatatccataatattaaatattttatcatttattctttgGTTCCCTATTGgagaagtaaaattatattaaagcatattattgcgattattgttagaaaataatcataatattatgtaattatcaaaatcatttaatattatggAATCAATAAGAAAAGcgttaatcataaaatattaagaacacttctttcatttaaagatggtaaaaatatctttcaatgcatattatatatatatgagaaaaattcaattttaatttaaagtaataataagaaCAATTCCtcgcctaatttttaaaaatttggattttacgGGATATTGAAGGAAAGcattatattttagcattttgattttgattaaaacattatatttagcattttgatttaaattttaaacttttaaaagcgagttcattttaatatatattaaatggcaGAAAATGTAGAAAAGATTATCTCAAACAATATTCAATATCTAtgcgtatataaaaatatttgttcttataattcattattatgttGGCAATTATGTATCTTCTCAAATcttatatttgtattgaaaaatgaaaatacattaaaacaaattcgcaagcaatttttcaatttttattagaacTTATAagcttttttaaagtattttttacttgACTTTTTAGGAGCTTTTAAGTATGCCATTATAATAatagtaaagatgaatttataaattgttcttgttccaaaatttctaaacagATATCCATatgatgataaattttgaaactgaatgtgtaaaatttataacaacacttaatttaatgaattatattttatgtagctaatgtaattatataaattttgtaatacagagacaaaattattaaaaatcccaaatataaataagttaataatttgttTGAGAATAACTGAAACTCGTTCTAAATAacgttaaaaaatgtttattgtccAAATTTATAATCAGTAAATTCTTAACATGTAAATATGGCATACAATCTCACGCGAAATTACGGTAttatttcgataatatttttacgtctaattaataaataaagagaacacaataatttgataaataaaggataattcgtaatagtaaatttcttttatatttattgcaaactGTTCACTTATAGgccatgttttttttaaacgaattgaTGTGGCAACATACTGGAGAAGAAATGAGCGcagatttaaaataacaaaaattatcaaataaatgtaaaaataaattcaggattga comes from Argiope bruennichi chromosome 2, qqArgBrue1.1, whole genome shotgun sequence and encodes:
- the LOC129961659 gene encoding neurogenin-2-like, yielding MSGALNPSNGVNRFHASSATAAAPFGTPECGSAAAFLELTNSAAIAADFAYDFGLAAGFRHHHQPPPAHSTAAGFGYFGSSDAAAAAAAAAESYASLAWEAQSAAALAATYQGHHQTGFASCDFGPFSISNTGCAGGRIPGMGVQRLGPPPPRAPSHCNGQTTTKTKTRRRVATIAQRRAANIRERRRMFNLNSAFDKLRKKVPTFAYEKRLSRIETLRLAIMYIAFMTEVVRGGKDSDGHHSHHDIPLVPPGAYTPGLPDGHLWTPPHGTTALNEGHTQRPDRLSHICSRQV